DNA from Sorangium aterium:
GACGATGACCCACGATCGGCGGGAGTACAGCGTGCAGTACGCCGAGACGGACTGGGCGTTCATCAGCCGCCTGATGGAAGAGACGGGCATGTTCTGCTTCTTCGAGCACAAGGCCGACAACCACGTGCTCGTCTTCGGCGACGCGCCGTTCGTCCACGAGCCCATCGACGGATCGAGCGTCGTGCCCTACCGGGCCGCCGGCGGGGCGCTCACCTCGCAGGAGGCCGTCTCCCGCTTCTCGATGGCCGAGGAGGTCCGGCCCGGCAAGGTCACCGTCCGCGACTACAACTTCCAGAAGCCCAGCCTGAGCCTCGAAGGGGAGGCGGAGGCCGACCGCGACACCGATCTCGAGGTGTACGTATATGCGACCGAGCACGATCTGCCCGAGGAGGGCACCCAGCTCGCGAAGCTCCGGCTCGAGCAGCTCCAGCTCGTGCGCCGCACCGCGGAGGGGCAGGGGAGCGTGCTCCGGTTCATGCCCGGGGCCACCTTCACGCTCGAGGACCACGGCCGCGAGAGCTTCAACCGCGGATACCTGATCACGCGCGTCGACCATTTCGGCTCGCGGGCCGTCGGGGGGGAGTCGCAGGATACAGTCGTTGGGTACTCCAATCGATTCCAGTGCATCCCGGACGACGTGCCCTACCGCACGCCCGTGCAGACGCCCAAGCCGACGCCCCGCGGCATCCAGACGGCGATCGTCGTGGGCCCGGCGGGCGAGGAGATCCACACGGACATCTATGGCCGGGTGAAGGTGCAGTTCCACTGGGACCGGCAGGGGCGCCGCAACGAGCACAGCTCGTGCTGGATGCGCGTGAGCCAGATCTGGGCGGGCGCCGCGTGGGGCTCGATGTACATCCCGCGCATCGGCCACGAGGTCGTCATCGACTTCCTCGAGGGCGACCCGGATCGCCCGCTGATCGTCGGGCGCGTCTACCACGGCGCGAACGTGCCGCCCTACGCGCTGCCGGCCGAGAAGACGAAGAGCACCATCAAGTCGGACACCTCGCCGGGCGGCGGCGGCTCGAACGAGCTCAGGTTCGAGGACAGGAAAGGCGCGGAGGAGATCTACCTGCACGCGCAGAAGGACTGGAACATCGAGGTCGAGAACGACAAGACCCAGTCCGTCGGCCACGACGAGCGCCTGACCGTCGGCCACGACCGGAAGAAGCGCATCGACAACAGCCAGTGGGAGTCGATCGGCGCCTTCAAGACCACGGAGGTCGGCGAGGATCACAACGAGAAGATCGGCGCGAACCGCACGCTCGGCGTCGTCCAGAGCGAGAGCGTGGACATCGGCAAGGACGCGAGCCTGAGGATCGGGCAGGGCCGGAAGACCGATGTCGGGAAGGACGACATCGAGTCGGTGGGCGGCAAGCGCGAGCTCTCGGTGGGCGGCGAGGAGACCGTCAAGGTGGGTGATCGCGCGACGCTGGAGGTCGGCTCGAAGCGCAACACCACCGTCGGCAGCGACGACTCGCTGTCGGTCAGCGGCACCGAGACCCGGAACATCGACGTGGACGCGACCGAGTCCGTCGGCGGGAAGAAGACCGTCAAGGTCGGCGAGAAGTTCACGCTGGAGTGCGGGAGCGGCAAGATCATCGTCGACAGCTCCGGCAAGATCACGGTCGAGGGGTCGGACATCACCGTGAAGGGCTCGGGCACCGTCAAGGTGGAGGGCGCCAAGGTCGAGGTGAAGAGCGACGGCGACGTGAGCGTCAAGGCGGGCTCGAACATCAAGCTCTCGGGGAGCGGGGTCGACATCAACTGAGCGGCGTCGCGCAGGATCGGAGCCGAGGCGGATGGTTCACGAGGTGGTGGCTGATCACGCGGAGATGGCGTCGTTCCTCTGGGAGCTCCGCGAGATGGCCGTGAGGTCGCACCACTACACGCTGGCCGACCTCGCGGAGCTCGAGGAGCGCGTCGAGGCCCACCTCGACGGGCTCCGCATCGCGGGGGAGCCCGGCTGGGAGCTCACGCTGGCCGCCCTCTCCACGAAGGATCCCGGCGCGTTCTTCGCGGCGGCCGTCGCCGCGGTCGAGGCGCGCGACTACCCGGGCTTCGCGGCCGTGCTCGACGCGACGGAGGAGGCGGACGAGCCCGCCGCCGGCGTCGCGGGCGCCCTCGCGTGGGCGTCGCCGGCCGACGCGTTCGCGATCGTGGCGCCGATGCTGTCGGGGGCGCAGCCGCCGGCCCTGCGCCGCCTCGCGCTGGCCGCGTGCGTCGCGCACCGCCGCGATCCCGGGCAGCTCCTCGGCTACGCGATCTGCGACGGCGACGCGGCGGTCCGCGCGCTGGCCTTCCGCGCGGCCGGCGCGCTGGGCCGCGCCGATCTGGCGGGCGAGCTCCGCGGCGCGTGGGGCTCGGACGACGAGGCCGAGCGCTTCTGGTCGGCGTGGGCCGGCGCGCTGCTCGGGGCGCGCGGCGCGGACGAGGCGCTGTGGAGCGTCGCCGGGCGGAGCGGCGCGTTCGCCGAGGAGGCGGCCGACTGCGCCGCCCGCGTGAGTCCGCCGGGCGAGGCCCGCCGCCGGATCGAGGCGCTGATGCGGTCGCCCGGCCTCGGGCGGGTCTGCCTCGTCGCGGCGGGGGCGCTGGGCGATCCGGCGCTGCTGCCGTGGGTGCTCGACCGGCTTACCGTCGCGCCGCTCGCGCGGCTCGCCGGCGAGGCGCTCTCGCGCATCACCGGCGCGCCGATCGAGGGGGCGCTGCGCGGGGCCCCGGCGCCCGGCTTCGACGCCGGGCCGAGCGACGATCCGCGCGACGCCAGCGTGAAGATGGACCCGGACACGCAGCTCCCGTGGCCGCACGGGGCGAACGCGCGGGCGCTCTGGGCGGCGCACCGCGGGCGCTTCGCGTCGGGGGTGCGCCACGTGGAGGGCCGCCCGCTGGACGAGGGGGCGCTCGATCGCGTGCTCCGGGTCGGCGGCCAGCGGCGCCGCGCGGGCGCTGCGTTCGAGCGGGCGGCGCGCGCGCCCGGCCGCCCGCTGTTCGACGTGGCCGCGCGGGTCGAGCGGCAGAGGGCCGCGCTCGGGGCCTCACCGTGACGGCGCCGCCCGCGCCGCGCGCCCTCGGGCACGCCGCGGTCGCGGTGCGCCCCTTCCGCTCCCGGGGGCGGGTGATGCTCGCGGTGGTCGTCAAGGCGACCTTCCAGCTCGAGCACAAGCGCGCCATGTCGCCGCTCCCGCCCGCGCCGATCGTCGCGGCGGACGTGCGCGCGGCGCGCGCCGCGGCCGACCCGCGCGCCGCCGTCTCGGCGGCCGCGGAGATGGCCCCGTTCCTTCCGCGCGCGGACATCCTCCTCGGCGGCCACGCCTGGGCCCGCGGCCGCAGCCCGGCGCCGCTCGTCCCCGTCCGCCTGCGCGTCGGCCTCGACGCGGCCGTCCTCCTCGACAAGGCCCTGCACGTCTACGGCGATCGCGGCGGCAACGGCCGCGGCGCCCCGCAGCCGTTCCTCGCCATGCCGCTCGGCTACGAGCGCGCCCCCGGCGGGCCGGCCGACCCCGACAACCCGGCCGGCGTCGATCCGCGCGCCGGCCGCGCGCCCAACATCATCGATCCCCGGCAGCCGACGCGCGCCGCCGGCTTCGGGCCGATCGCGGCGCACTGGCCCACGCGGCAGCGCCGGCTGGGCAACGCCGATCCGCGCGGCGTGCAGGCCCCGTGGCCCGTGATCCCGGACGGCTTCGACTGGGCGTATTTCCAGGCGGCGCCGGCCGATCAACAGACGCCGTATCTCCGGGGGAACGAGTGGATCCTGATCGAGGGGATGCACCCGGATCTCGACCGCATCGAGGCCTGGTTGCCGGGCCCCGTCGCCGAGGCGCGGGTCGCGTTCGGGGGGGCGGCGCAGCCGCAGGCGTTGCCGCTGGTCGCCGACATGCTCGTGATCGACGCCGATCGCTGGCTTTGCTCGCTCGTGTGGCGCGCGAGCGCGGTGCTGCCGGGCGAGGAGGCCCTCGCCGGCGTCCGGGTCACGGCCAGGGTCGCGCTCCCTGGCGAGGACGTGCCGTGGGACCCCGCGGCAGCGCAGGCGGCGCCGCAGCAGGCGCGAGCGGCGCAGGCGGCGCCGCAGCAGGCGCGAGCGGCGCAGGCGGCGCCGCAGCAGGCGCGAGCGGCGCAGGCGCCGCCTGCGGCGAGCCCACAGCGGGCGGGGCGCGCGGCGGAGCATCCGCTGGCCGGGACGGTGGCGCTCGATCCGGAGGAGGCGTCGGCTGCGGCGAGCCCGCAGCGGGCGGGGCGCGGGGCGGCGGAGCATCCGCTGGCCGGGACGGTGGCGGTCGATCCGGACGAAGGGCAGCCGAACCCCGCCTTGCCGTTCCGGTCGCCCGCGGCCTCCGTGGGAGGACCGCGCCTCGAGAGATCTGGCACGGCGGAGATGCCCGCCGCAGCGGGGACGCCGCCCGCGGAGCCGCGGCGCGGCGGCCTGCCCTTCGTGGCGCCGGCGGCGGCGGGGGCAGCTTCAGGCGCGCTGCCGTTCGCGCCCGCCGCCCCGTCTTCCCCGGGCGCCCGCGATGGCGCGGCGGCGTGGGCGCTCCCGTTCGCCGCCCCCGCCGCGGCGTCGCCTGCGGTGCCGGTCCGAGCGCCGGCGGCGGCGTCCGGCGTGCTGCCGTTCGCGCCGGCGCCGGCGCCGGCGGCGTCCGGCGTGCTGCCGTTCGTATCGCCGGCGGCAGCGTCCGGCGTGCTGTCGTTCGCGCCGGCGCCGGCGGCGCCCGTTCCCGCCGCTCCCCAGGCGCCGTCCGCGCCCCCTCCCGCGCCGTCCGCGCCGGAGCGCTCCTCGCCGTGGGCGTCGGGCGCGGCGCCCCACGCCGCCTCGGAGCCGCAATCGCCGTGGGTGTCTGGCGCAGCCGCGGCCTCGGCGCACGTTGCCTCGCCGCCGCCCGCCGCGCCGTCGTACGCCCTCTCCCAGCCGCGCATCGCGCCGTCGTACGCCCTGGGATCGTCGCCCGCCGCCTCGCCGTGGCCCGCCGCGGCGGCCGCCGCCGCCCCTGCCCGGCGCCCCGCGCGCCCGCGCCGTCCGCGCCTCACCCCGGACGCGCGCCCCTCGTCGGAGCCGCTCATCCCGCCGCGCAAGCGCCGCCCCGCGAAGGTCGCGGCCGACGGCCTCGGCGCCTCGTTCCTCCGCTCGGTGCCCGACGCCGCGCCCACGCCCACCTGACCATGGACCTCCGCAACCGAACCCCCTTCGTCGCCGAGCGCATCGTCCACGTCGATGCCGCCGGCGCCGAGGTGCTCGTCGTCCTCGTCAAGGCGACGCTCGCCATCCACGCCGGCGGCCGCCTCGCGCCCACGGCCGAGCAGGTGCCGCTCCAGCACGCCGACGCCTTCCACGGCGAGCCGGGCCTCTCGAGCGTCCGCTACGAGAGCGATCTCGCGCCGCACAAGGTCGGCACGGACGTCGTCGTCCTCGGCCACGCGTACCCGCCCGGCCGCCGCGACGCCGAGGTCCAGGTCTCCGTGCGCGTCGGCCCGGTCCGCACGACCCTCGCCGTCTTCGGCGACCGCACCTGGGCCCGCCCCGCGTCCCCCGCGCCCTTCGAGCGGATGCCGCTCGTGTACGAGCGCGCGTTCGGCGGGCGCGACGAGTCCGCCGAGTCCCCCGTCGACCACGAGGTCGAGCCGCGCAACCCCGTCGGACGCGGGTTCCGGGCGCGCCGCTCGCTCGTCGACCCCGCGCAGCTCGCCATGCCGAACCTCGAAGATCCCAGGAAGCCGCTCCGCTCGCCGGACGATCGCCCCGAGCCCGTCGGCCTCGGCTTCATCGGGCGCAGCTGGCAGCCGCGCCTGCGCTACGCCGCCACGGCGCCCGATCCTTCGTCGCCGCCCCCCGCCGGGTCGCCGCCCCCTGCGCCGTCGCCGTTCCTGCCTGCCGCCTTCGACCCTCGCTACCACCAGGGCGCGCACCCGCGCCTCGTGGCCACGCCGCACCTCCGCGGCGGCGAGCCGGTCGAGCTCGTGCACCTGAGCCCCCTCGGCCCGCAGCGCTTCTCGCTGCCCCCCGCGGCGCCTCGCGCCGTGGTCGTGATCGACTCCGAGCGCCGCCCGCTCCCGCTGGTCCTCGACACCGTGGTCCTCGAGCCCGACGACCTCCGCGCCGTGCTCGTGTACCGGGGCGCCATGCCCGTCGGTCGCGATGTCTTCCGCGTGCGCCGCATCGAGGTGGAGCCCGCGCCCGCATGAGCACCGGAGCCGTCATCACCGCCGCCGGCATGGTCACCGCGCTCGGCGACACCGCCGCGTCCACAACGGCCGCGGTCCGCGCCCGCCTCACGCGCTTCCGCGAGTGGCCGAGCTACCCCTGCCTCCCCGCCGACCCGCCCCGCCCGGAGGAGCCCTTCTCCGTGGTCGCGGCGTACACCGATCTCCCCCGCGCGCTCGACCTCCCGGTCCGCTTGCTCGCGCTGGCGCTCCAGGACCTCGCGACCTCCGCCGATCTCGCGCGCGCCGACCTGGAGGACGCCTCGTTCTTCCTCGCGCGCCCCTCGCCCGGCCCCTCCGCGCACCACCACGAGCTGCGCGACGCCTTCCGGGAGAGGGTCGCGGACGCCGCCGGGGTCGACGCCGTGACCCGCGGCCTCCTCGCCCCCGACGGGCACGCCGCCATGCTCCTCGGCCTGGCCCACGCGGCGCGCGCCGTCGAGGCCGACCCCGGCACGCCCTGGATCGTGGCCGGCGCCGACGCCCTGGTCGACGTGGGGCTGCTCGAGGCGCTCGATCACGCGCGCCGCCTCAAGAGCCGCCGCAACCTCGACGGGTTCATCCCGGGCGAGGCCGCGGCCGCGCTGCTCGTCGAGCACCGCCGCCGCGCCGAGGCCCGCGGTGCCCCCATCCTGGCCGAGATCGAGGGCTCGGGCGTCGGCCAGGAGCCCCAGACCGTAGAGAGCGGCGATCCCCCCTCGGGCGCGGCGCTCGCCGCGGCGCTCGCCGCCGCGTGCGCCGCGGGCGGCCCGCCCGCGTGGGTCCTCTGCGATCTCAACGGCGAGAGCTACCGGGCCAAGGAGTGGGGGCTCGCGCGCGTCCGCGCGCCGGCGCTCCTCGGGGGCGTGCGGGCGCTGTGGCACCCCGCCGACGGCTACGGCGACGTCGGCGCCGCGACCGGCGGGTGCCTCGCGGCCGCGTGCGTGCGATCGTTCGAGCGAGGCGCGTCCCCCGCGGGGCGCGCCGCGCTCTTCGCGGGCTCCGGCGACGGGACGCGCGCCGCCGTGTGCCTCGTCTCGGCTGCAGCGAAGAGGGCGTGAAGGAGGAGCGATATGCCTGTCACCGTAGGAGTCAACTCACGCACGGTCGTCCACGCGGCGAGCAATGGAATGACCATCGCTTTCCCGGACGTGTGCCTCACCCCAGCGCCGCCCGCCCCGCCGGTCCCCGTCCCCTATCCCAACATCGCCATGTCGTCCGACGCCGCGAGCACCGCGAAGAACGTCAAGGCCGACGGCAACCCGCTCTGCCATCAGGACAGCAACTTCTCGCGCAGCAGCGGCGACGAGGCGGGCACGAACGGGGGCGTCGCCTCCGGCGTGAACATGAACAAGGCCGAGTTCATCAGCTACTCGTTCGACGTCAAGGTCGAGGGGAAAGGCTGCGCCCGCGCGCTCGATCTCATGCTCCACAACAGCAAGAACACCCCGCCCACGCCGGTCATCCAGCCGCCGCTCATCGTCATCGTCATGGAGGAGCCCCCGCCCGCGCCCGAGAACCCCAAGGACTGGGGCGTCGACAAGATCGAGGTGTTCTGAGGGGGCGGCCGCGGAGCGAGCCTCGACCCGCGCCGCGCTGATGGACCGGACTCCCCGCTGATTCGTCCTGGAGCTCTCGCATGCCGACGATCAAGCAATACGTGAACCTCCCTGTCGCCGCGACCGGCGTGAACGGCCCTGTGCGGCAGCTGCGCGTCACGCCCAACCAGGTGCCCAACGTCGCGCCCGGCGATCGCGTGGACTGGTGGATCGAGCCCGACCCGGGCAACGAGAGCCTCGCTTTCCAGTCGCTGACCGAGCGCACGAGGCTCGCGCACGGCGCGGCCCCCGGGGTGACGGTCGGGCTTGGGCACCACTTCGACAACACGCTCACGTTCACGCACATCGGCGGCGACAAGTACACGATCAAGGCGTCGCGCGACGGGCAGCGGGCGCAGTTCCTCGCCACCGACGAGTTCCAGACGTGGCGAAAGCTCTATTATACGGTCTGGTACTCCGGAGCGCAGACGCTCGCCACGTACAACAACATCGATCCGCGGTTCGTGGGCGAGTTCGCGCGGCACTTCATCGAGCTGGAGCGCAGGGCGGTCTTCCCGGCGCTCGCGACCGTGGACTCGGCCCGCGTCGACTTCCAGAGCCTGTCGCAGCAGGCGGTCAGCTCGCCGACCTTCGACTGGCCGTTCATGAACGGCGGCCCGAACGCGCTGCTCAACCTGCGCGTCGGCGGCGCGCCCCCCGGGGGAGGCACGCTGACCGACAAGCCGCTTCACATGGCCTTCCTGCTGGTGCCGAACTGCTATTACACGCAGCTGGAGCGGCGCGCGTTCCCCACGGCGAACAACGCGGTCGGGAGCATCACCACGTTCCGCACCGTGTGGCGCGACCCCACGAACGGCAACAACTTCATGTGGACGGCGCAGGCGTCGTGGCCGGCGGCCGGCGCCACCGACGTGAGGGCGTATTTCAACTTCACGCTCGGGTCGCCGAACCGCGTCAGCTGGAACCTCACCACGCTGCCGGGCCTCACGGCCCACCTCGCCACGCCGGGCAACACGTACAACCTCACCTTCTCGTTCATCTGGAAGAGCTCGATCAACGGCTATAGCTGGGGCAATTTCTGCGTCGTCGGGTGCACGGGCCCCGGCCGGAGCGAGACGGCGGTCCTCGGCACCTTCGTCCACGAGATGGGGCACGGCATCGGGCAGACCGTCCGGCAGGAGCCGCAGTACAGCGCGACCGGCGTCGCGCTCGCCACGCAGCTCGCCAACCCCCGCTGGTACACCGACCAGTTCGGCGGGCAGGGCCCGCACTGCAACACGAACGCGGGCCTCACGCCGGACCCATCCACCACGTCGGGCCAGCGGTACGACTGGTGGCCCGCGCTCGGTGGGCGGCTCTGCACCATCTACCACGCCGGCCACAGCAACCGCGACGATGGCGTCTTCTGCCCCGTGTGCGCCCCGCGCATCCGCCGCGTGCGCCTCGATACGCCGGCGCAGACCTCCCGCAACTGGAACCACTTTGGCTGAACCTCGCGGGCGAGGGGCGCGCTGCTCCCTCGACCCCGCGCCCCCGCGCCGCACCCACGTCGAGAGGACCCCATGGAGATCGAACCCCGGACACCCTTTGGCTTCGCCCCCCACGCGGGCTCGCCCGAGATCGCGGCCGGCAAGGAGGCCATCCGACTCGCGATCTCGCGGGTGTCCTTCGCGGCGGGCACGGTGGAGCTCGACGTCTCGGCGTCGTTCCTGTTCCCGGACGCCGTCGCGAGCCGCTACCGTGACGTCGAGGAGTCGATGGTCCTCGTCGTCCACGACGTCGAGCAGGCGGACGGCGGCGCCCTGCTCGCGCGCAACACGTTCATCGAGTTCCCGGCAGGCGAGCGCGACGGCCCGAACCAGCTTCTCGAGCCCGCGCTGCCGATGCCGGGCCGCGGGAGCCTCGCGTCCGAGGGGTATCAGGGCGCCTGGCTCAACGTCACCGTCGCTTTCCCCTGCGCCGCGGCGGTGCCCCGTTACCGGCCGAGCGTCTATGTGTACCTCGTCCTCGAGAACTACGTGTCGAACGTGATAGGCATCGATCTCGTCGACAAGAAGGCCATCGAATTCTGACCGGCGGTGAACCCATGCTCGTCCGATCCGTCTCTTTCGGCCTGACCGCGGAGACGCCCGCGACCTCCGGCGCGGGCGTCGTCCTCGCCCAGCCGGGCCCGCCCCTCCTCGAGGGCGGCGCCCTCGTCCACGTCGTCCACGGCAGCTCGCGCGTGCCCGCCGTCGATATCGAGGTCGAGCGCGCCGAGGTGCTCCGCGGCGTCTTTCTCACGCTGATCTATGCCCCCGCGCAGGGCGGCGTCACGGTGCCTCTGCTCGGGCCGAGGCTCGTCTTCCCCGACGACATCGACGATGTGGGCGCGGACCTCGTGGGCAGCTTCCGGTGCGAGATCGTCCTGGCACCCCGGGTCGGGGCGTTCTATCTGCACGCGGCGTATCGCCAGTACGTCTCCAACGTGGTTCGCCTCATGGCCCCGCCCGGTGCCCGATGACGCCTGTTTATTCCGTTATCGTCGTCACGTGGAACAACCTCCAGTACACGGCGCGATGTGTGGACGCCCTCCTGCGCACGCTCCCCTCGGACGCGGAGGTGGTCTTCGTCGACAACGGCTCGGAGGACGGCACCCCCGCTTACCTCACCGACGTCGCGCGCCGGCTCGGGGACGCCGCCAAGACAATCTTCCTGGACGAGAACCTCGGCCTGGCCGGCGGCGCGAACCGGGGACTCGAGGTCGCTGCCGGGGAGTACCTGGTGTTCCTCGACAACGATGTCGTGGTGACCCCTAGGTGGCTGGAGGGGCTGCGAGAGTGCATGGAGGAGGCGCCGCGGGCCGTGCCCGGGGCGCGGCGCGTCGGGCTCGTCGGGCCCGTGACGAACAGCGCGCGCGGCCCGCAGAAGGTGCAGAACCCGCCGCCGTTCCAGCCGGAGGCGCTGAACGAGCTCGCGGCCGAGCACCGCGAGGCGTTCCGCCGGCGGTGGGCGCCGTCGTTCGCCCTCTCGACCTTCTGCCTGATGATGCGCCGCGAGGTCTACGCCGAGATCGGCGGCCTCGACGAGCGCTTCTTCCCGGTGGGCCACGAGGGCCCCGACCTCGCCTTGCGGGCGCAGGAGCGCGGCTTCGAGTGCATGATCGCGAGCGACGTGTACGTGCACCACGAGGGGAGCGCCACGCTGAGCAAGGCGTTCCCGGGCGCGCAGGGCGGCCTCGGGGGCGCGGATCTCTTCTTCGAGAAGTGGCGCGCCCGCCGGGCCGGGAAGACGCGGCTCGTGGCCGCGTACCGCGTCAGGGACGCGGAGGCGACGCTGCGCGAGAGCCTCGACGCGACAGCGCGGTTCGCCGACGCGATCGTCGTGCTCGACGACGGATCGACGGACGGGACGGGGGCGATCGCGCGGTCGCACCCCGCCGTGACCAGGTACGAGCGGACGGAGCTGCGGTCGGTCATGGACGATCGGCGCGATCGCGACCGCGCCCTGCAGATGGCGGCGGAGCTCTCCCCGGACTGGATCATCGCGGTCGACGCCGACGAGGTGTTCGAGATGGACCGCGCGCGCGCCGAGCGCCTCATGCAGCTCGCCGATCCGCACATCAAGGCGCTCGGCTTCCACTGGTACACGTTCTGGGAGCCGACGCGCACGTACTTCCGGGCGGACGGCGCGCTCGGGGCCATGTCGGGCTACCGCATGTACCGGAATGAGCCGGGCCTGCGGGTCGCCCGGGGGGCCGAGGGCGGCCTGCCCGGCGGCGGCATTCCCGAGATGCCGGACGGGTGCGGGCGCTTCACCGACGTCCGCGTGCGGCGGCTCGGCTACGACACCGAGGCGTCGCGGCAGGCGCGGCTCGCGCTCCACGGGCGGCCGGACCCGTCCACGCCGCCGCGCGCCGGCGCGCCCCCCGAGCTGGCCGATCTCGCGAGCAACACGGTGACGCTGCGCAGGTATGCGCCAGCGTCCGGCGTATCGCTCTGCATCATCGCGAGGAACGAGGCGGAGCGGCTGGAGCGGTTCCTCGCGTTCCTCGAGCCGTTCGTCGACGAGATATGCATCGTCGACAACGGCAGCGACGACGCGACGGTCGAGATCGCGCGGAGGTTCACCGACCGGATTCGCGTCCACCGGACGGACCGGCTGGACCTGGCCGAGGTGCGCAACGTGGGCCTGGAGATGGCCACGCGGCCCTGGATCCTGAGCCTCGACCCGGACGAGGAGCTCGCGCACTGGGATCTGCCGCGCGTCGTGCGGCTGATGGACGACCTCGACGTCCATGCCTATTCGTTCGAGATCGCCAATCATCAGAAGGACGGCCCGCCCGTCATGACGATCGCCGTGCGGCTGTTCCGCAACGACGCGCGGATCCGGTACGGGCGCGCCGTCCACGAGACGGTGCAGCCGAGCCTGGACCGGCACCCGGAGCTCGTCGTCCGCCCGTCCGGCGTGGAGATCCAGCACTACGGCTTCCTGAAGGACGACGGCGTCATGGAAGAGAAGCTGTCGCGCTACCTGGAGGCGAATCAGCGCATGCGCGAGGAGGATCCGGCGGATCCGATGCCCTGGTACAACGAGGGTCTCCACCTCCTGAACGACGGCCGCGACGACGAGGCGATCGCCTTTCTGGAGAGGGCGATGGTGCTCGGCCAGCGCTTCCTCTCGCCGCGATCGAGCCTGGCGCAGATCTACCAGCACCGGGCGCTCGCGCTGTGGCAGAGCATGGTCGCCGAGCTCCCGCCGGGTCACCCCGTGCGGCCGACGGCGGAGGAGAGCGCGGCGGCGCTGGGCCGCATCACGCCGGCGCGGATGCTGGTGGGGCAGGCGCGCAGGCGTAGGCTCCAGGGGCCGTCGCATGGCGAGTGAGGGGCGGCGCGCGTTCATCGCGCAGGTCACCGCGGGGGCCGGCCTCGTGGCGCTAGGCGGGTGCGGCGGCGCGCCCGGGGCGGCGGGCGCGATCGCGGAGGCGAAGGGCGCGCCCGCGGCGGGGAAGGCCGCTCCTCTGGCACCGGCGGCACCGGCCGTGGCGGGCGCGGCGCCTGTCCTCGAGGCCGCGCTGCGGGGCGCCGTGCTCGCGCTCCGCTACCGATACCCGAGCTCCCTTGGCGAGCGGCTCGCCGCCGCCCCGTGGGCCGCCACGCTCGTGGTCGCCATCCACCCCGCGTCGGCGTCCCCCGCCTGCCGGAGCCTCGCGACCGGCGCGCTCCGCACCGAGGCCCCCGTGCTGGATCAGGGGATGTTCCGCGCGTCGGCCGAGGTCGATCTGGCGGCGTTCTTCGGC
Protein-coding regions in this window:
- a CDS encoding glycosyltransferase, whose amino-acid sequence is MTPVYSVIVVTWNNLQYTARCVDALLRTLPSDAEVVFVDNGSEDGTPAYLTDVARRLGDAAKTIFLDENLGLAGGANRGLEVAAGEYLVFLDNDVVVTPRWLEGLRECMEEAPRAVPGARRVGLVGPVTNSARGPQKVQNPPPFQPEALNELAAEHREAFRRRWAPSFALSTFCLMMRREVYAEIGGLDERFFPVGHEGPDLALRAQERGFECMIASDVYVHHEGSATLSKAFPGAQGGLGGADLFFEKWRARRAGKTRLVAAYRVRDAEATLRESLDATARFADAIVVLDDGSTDGTGAIARSHPAVTRYERTELRSVMDDRRDRDRALQMAAELSPDWIIAVDADEVFEMDRARAERLMQLADPHIKALGFHWYTFWEPTRTYFRADGALGAMSGYRMYRNEPGLRVARGAEGGLPGGGIPEMPDGCGRFTDVRVRRLGYDTEASRQARLALHGRPDPSTPPRAGAPPELADLASNTVTLRRYAPASGVSLCIIARNEAERLERFLAFLEPFVDEICIVDNGSDDATVEIARRFTDRIRVHRTDRLDLAEVRNVGLEMATRPWILSLDPDEELAHWDLPRVVRLMDDLDVHAYSFEIANHQKDGPPVMTIAVRLFRNDARIRYGRAVHETVQPSLDRHPELVVRPSGVEIQHYGFLKDDGVMEEKLSRYLEANQRMREEDPADPMPWYNEGLHLLNDGRDDEAIAFLERAMVLGQRFLSPRSSLAQIYQHRALALWQSMVAELPPGHPVRPTAEESAAALGRITPARMLVGQARRRRLQGPSHGE